The Bos indicus x Bos taurus breed Angus x Brahman F1 hybrid chromosome 25, Bos_hybrid_MaternalHap_v2.0, whole genome shotgun sequence genome has a window encoding:
- the TIGD7 gene encoding LOW QUALITY PROTEIN: tigger transposable element-derived protein 7 (The sequence of the model RefSeq protein was modified relative to this genomic sequence to represent the inferred CDS: inserted 1 base in 1 codon; substituted 1 base at 1 genomic stop codon) — protein MNKRGKYTTLNLEKKMRVLSRIEAGRSLKSVMDEFGISKSTFYDIKKNKKLILDFVLKQDVPLIGAEKRKRTTGAKYGDVDDAVYMWYQQKRFAGVPVRGVELQAAAERFAQCFGRTDFKASTGWLFRFPNRHAIGNRKVCAEQVLSSASENVESFRQKLSMLIKEEKLCLAQLYNEDETDLFWKSMPENTQASRKDICLPGRKINKEQLSALLCANTDGTHKLKSIIIGKSKLPKSVKEDTCTLPVIYKPSKDVWFTRELFSEWFFQNFVPEVKHFQLNVLRFQEEDVRSLLLLDSSPVHPSTELLTSEDGRIKCIFFPHNTSTQIQPMNQGVILSCKRLYWWKQLEESLVIFEXDDEQEKGEKLVSKVKIYNLKRAVFNWAKSWDEVKQIMIANAXENLLYKKEHEYDLQGLEDGDYREILETCRELETKLDDNRVWFNVGEEEKGSTSETKGGIIKKVVQKGAEEEADEFKLSAVGKSLDYLLDFVDVTPEFQRFHFTLKEMQQEIIKKQFQNRIHSRIGRFLKPRPHNIKYSFSMPSTSGCNNEMLCLKISAIL, from the exons ATGAATAAGAGAGGGAAATATACAACACtgaatttggagaagaaaatgagggTTCTAAGTAGGATTGAAGCTGGAAGATCTCTTAAAAGTGTAATGGATGAATTTGGAATCAGTAAGTCAACATTTtatgacattaaaaagaataagaaattgaTTTTGGACTTTGTACTGAAGCAGGATGTGCCATTAATAGGGgctgagaagagaaagaggacaaCAGGAGCCAAATATGGCGACGTGGACGATGCTGTCTACATGTGGTACCAACAGAAACGCTTCGCTGGTGTCCCTGTGAGAGGTGTGGAGCTTCAAGCTGCTGCCGAGAGATTCGCACAGTGTTTTGGGAGAACAGACTTCAAAGCTAGCACTGGTTGGCTTTTTAGGTTTCCAAATAGGCATGCAATTGGGAACCGAAAAGTATGTGCGGAACAAGTCCTAAGTTCAGCTTCAGAAAATGTTGAGTCATTTCGACAAAAACTGTCCATGCTTATCAAAGAAGAGAAGTTGTGTCTTGCTCAGCTGTACAATGAGGATGAGACTGACCTCTTTTGGAAGTCAATGCCAGAAAATACTCAGGCAAGCAGAAAAGATATTTGCCTGCCAGggaggaaaataaacaaagaacaaTTGTCTGCTCTTTTATGTGCAAACACAGATGGTACTCATAAGTTGAAGTCAATCATTATTGGAAAATCAAAGCTGCCCAAAAGTGTAAAAGAGGACACATGTACATTACCTGTGATATACAAACCTAGTAAAGATGTTTGGTTCACCAGAGAATTGTTCTCAGAATGGTTTTTTCAAAACTTTGTTCCTGAGGTCAAGCACTTCCAACTTAATGTCCTAAGATTCCAAGAGGAGGATGTCAGGTCCTTGTTACTTCTGGACAGTTCTCCAGTTCACCCTTCTACTGAATTACTAACCAGTGAGGATGGTCGAATAAAATGCATATTCTTTCCCCATAACACTTCAACCCAAATTCAGCCAATGAATCAAGGCGTGATCTTGAGCTGCAAACGACTTTACTGGTGGAAGCAACTTGAGGAAAGTCTTGTAATTTTTG GTGATGATGaacaagaaaaaggagaaaaattagtTTCCAAGGTTAAAATCTACAACCTAAAAAGAGCAGTTTTTAACTGGGCAAAGAGTTGGGATGAAGTAAAGCAAATAATGATAGCAAATGCATGAGAAAATCTTCTTTACAAAAAGGAACATGAATATGATCTTCAAGGCTTAGAAGATGGGGATTATAGAGAAATTCTTGAGACATGTAGGGAGTTGGAAACCAAGCTGGATGACAATAGGGTATGGTTCAATGTGGGTGAAGAAGAAAAGGGTAGCACATCAGAAACAAAAGGtggaattataaagaaagttgtTCAAAAAGGAGCTGAAGAGGAGGCTGATGAATTTAAGTTATCAGCTGTAGGAAAGAGTTTGGACTACCTACTTGATTTTGTCGATGTCACACCTGAGTTTCAAAGGTTCCATTTTACACTGAAAGAGATGCAACAAGAAATAATCAAGAAACAGTTCCAGAACAGGATCCATTCTAGAATTGGTAGGTTTTTGAAACCGAGGCCTCATAATATTAAGTATTCCTTCAGTATGCCTTCAACTTCTGGTTGTAATAATGAGATGTTGTGTTTAAAGATTTCTGCAATTTTGTGA
- the LOC113883608 gene encoding uncharacterized protein LOC113883608, whose translation MAPEPAREEQGLGCVCWGRGVLDGRVPANLSPSARAWGRLAQAARTCRAPLAGPPGPCLAAPILRPALRAGPARASPDLAQSSAPTPGAGPGRPSSTVFPSFHREKFLAARLHSKLPRPQVRALTRSPNLPRGPAGGELDGELMAEETKETGAEWMHPGLGKEQ comes from the exons ATGGCTCCCGAGCCGGCCCGGGAGGAGCAAGGActagggtgtgtgtgttgggggcggggggtgctcgACGGCCGCGTTCCAGCAAACCTTTCCCCCTCCGCAAGGGCCTGGGGCCGCCTTGCGCAGGCAGCCCGCACCTGCCGCGCCCCGCTCGCGGGCCCTCCAGGGCCTTGCCTGGCTGCGCCCATCCTCAGGCCCGCCCTCCGCGCAGGCCCGGCCCGGGCCTCCCCGGACCTCGCCCAGTCTTCGGCTCCGACTCCTGGCGCAGGGCCAGGACGGCCGAGCAGCACAGTTTTCCCCTCCTTCCACCGCGAGAAGTTCCTGGCGGCGCGACTACACTCTAAGCTTCCCCGTCCGCAGGTGCGCGCGCTCACCCGCAGTCCGAACCTCCCTCGTGGTCCAGCAGGAGGCGAGCTG GATGGGGAACTGATGGCAGAGGAGACCAAGGAGACAGGTGCAGAGTGGATGCACCCTGGACTAGGAAAGGAGCAGTAA